A region from the Janthinobacterium agaricidamnosum genome encodes:
- a CDS encoding class I SAM-dependent methyltransferase: protein MQAIEPTVDTETISGWLRRWAPLIPGGEVLDLACGAGRHARHLVSLGHPVLALDHDPEMLEKAAGTGITTSLVDLEAPGAVWPFAPGRFAGIVVTNYLHRPLLEAMIASLAPDGVLLYETFAEGNEQFGKPSNPKFLLKEGEMLTWAVQQGLRVVAYEDGRVEQPKAALVQRICAVRPDFPRLAALLPTF from the coding sequence ATGCAAGCAATTGAACCAACAGTAGACACTGAAACGATTTCCGGTTGGCTGCGCCGCTGGGCGCCCCTGATCCCGGGCGGCGAAGTGCTGGACCTGGCCTGCGGCGCAGGCCGCCATGCGCGCCACCTGGTGAGCCTGGGCCACCCGGTGCTTGCGCTCGATCATGATCCGGAAATGCTGGAAAAGGCGGCCGGCACGGGTATCACCACCTCGCTGGTGGACCTGGAGGCGCCGGGCGCCGTGTGGCCCTTCGCTCCCGGCCGCTTTGCCGGCATCGTCGTCACCAATTATCTGCACCGGCCGTTGCTGGAAGCCATGATTGCCAGCCTGGCGCCCGATGGCGTGCTGCTGTATGAAACGTTTGCCGAGGGTAATGAGCAGTTCGGCAAGCCGTCGAATCCGAAATTCCTGCTCAAGGAAGGCGAAATGCTGACCTGGGCGGTGCAGCAGGGTTTGCGTGTGGTAGCGTATGAAGATGGGCGCGTCGAACAGCCAAAAGCTGCTCTGGTGCAACGAATTTGTGCCGTCCGGCCGGATTTTCCACGGTTGGCAGCCTTGCTGCCGACGTTTTGA